The genomic region GAAAGAGAGAGAAACTcgctttttaattttcatatggCGTTGTTGGTGGAGTAGGCCACACATATGGGATGCATGTGAGTTATACTGGGGTGTGGTGTTAGGCCAACTGAAATCAGACGGTGCGACAGAAGAAAGGTAAAACGGACAATTCGATTTGCAGTTTCTCACCGATTAATATTAGTCAAATCAAAAAACAAGCAACTCGGACCCTCCGAATtcattttcagaaaaaaaaatgctAATCGGACTCTCCGATTGGTTTCTTAACAAAGGAATCAGACGGTTCGAATTTTCCCTGCCATTGTTTGAAAACTTCTATCTCACACCTGTGTCTAATATCATTGTATCCCATAACTAAGCACAACTCACACACTGGTAGCATATAGAAAAAAATGAGCCGAGAGAAACTACTATGCGAGTTTTTGTTTTCAAGGAGAgccttttgtattttattttattatatactattttAATCCGTACGTGAGTGTTTgtctttttttattatatactatatataGGACTCTAGATACATATTTGTCTCTACTTGTAGAACTCCATAACCCAATATCCAGAGACAGAGCACACAAATTTGATGGAAGAAAATCCAGAAAGAGTGGCCAAATGAATGAAGTCACGTTTGGTTCTCTCTTTTCCTCCAATGTTTTGAGTCATCATCAATAAGTCAGCTTTGAAAGCAACCTTAGCGGCGGTTGTATTCCCCGGCAAAACCGGAACCATTATGTCTACAACAATCACTTTTCCATCTTCAGGAATGGCTTTATGGCAATTCTTCAACACCTTCAAGCAATGTTCATCACTCCAATCATGAAGTATGCACTGAAATTTTTGGTTTCAAAAATAAAGTCATGTCACATGTCCATATGTAAAATATGAGAAAAATATACAATTTTGTCTTTTCCCCTCCTTATTTTTGTATGTTATATATAAAGTAATAAGTTAGATAAAATAttataatagtaaaaataaaatacttcTTTTATTAATATAACAAATGTAATTGGTTTTAGTATTTAGCCACATgataaaaaatactttaattgctacaaaaatatctaatttaatatttttcataTATTCCACTATAAACGATATAACATTTAAAAAAATGCAATTATATattatgaataattttttatagggtaaagtatattttttgtccctaaagtttgacaaaagtttcaaaaatattcttaagttttattttgttttaattttgtcccaaaatttttcgatttgcatcaaatatactcttgacggctaatttttcaaaaaatttaagaccaattcaacaacaatttcataagaacaagcTCTTAACACAAATAAATCAAGTATaagtttcatgcattattgttagattggtcttaattttttgaaaatttagccgtccataatatatttgatgcaaatcgaaaattttttggacaaaattaaaataaaatataacttagaggtatttttaaaacttttgataaacttcaaaataaaaattatactttatcCTGTATATATATCACCTTCATGAAAATGGCATCTCCGTTAGGAACACTCTCAAACATATCTCCTCCCACATGTTTCACACCTGCAACATCATTCACAGCTTCAATTGGTAAAGGATTGTAATATATCTTTAATATATATCCTCCTTTTttcagttattattattttttggtaaCCTTTAAATTAATGTTTACATTAATCTAATGATGtaatttaaaaaaatccaaatctattgatttaaaaaaatataaaaaataataataacaaatctataaaaaaacaaaataaaaataatatataatcatAATTTAAATACATTTTAAATTGTATAATCAAATGAAAatggcaataataataataataatatataccgGGATAGGTGAGGGCATGTTGAATTACATGAGGCAAGTCAAAGTTAATAGCATTGATATTTGGATATTTGGAAGTGATCATTTTGAGATTGATACCAAGACCACCACCAACATCAATTAGAGTGTTAATGTTGTTAAAACCTTCATAGGACTCAAGAACCCTCTTCATCACTATGGTTGTGTGGCTTATCATAGCTTTGTTGAAAACATCATTGAACCTTGGATCCACACTTGGGTACTCAAATGCATGCATCCCATTAACCCTAACAAATGGCACACCTCCTTCCAATATTGCTCCTTTCAGTTCACTCCTTTATTTCAATTCAAAAATAATTCCGTTACGTTACCAATGCAACAAAAATTCTATTAATTTTTGccaacttttatttttaattatgtttaATGAAAGTGTCTTTTATAGatgtatctaataaaaatatcttttttatgatTGTATCTAAtgaaagtgtctttatagatgtaTTTTCTAGATATGtctccttatatatatatttaaaatataataattaattattgttcacAATAAATTGACAAATAATATATTAATGTTCTATACTTTTCCATACATTCAAAAATCATTCAACATCATTATGTCACCTAAAAATTCAtacgaattaaaaataaataaataaagtgggAAAAGGACAAAGAAAAAACACACATCTACATCTTATTGACGACGTCAACTTAAATTTCCACTAAAGTCTTTAATATTTTATGACTATAGAGATATTCTTTCGTTTTTCTATTATGTAAAAGATTCTTGTTTGTTANNNNNNNNNNNNNNNNNNNNNNNNNNNNNNNNNNNNNNNNNNNNNNNNNNNNNNNNNNNNNNNNNNNNNNNNNNNNNNNNNNNNNNNNNNNNNNNNNNNNNNNNNNNNNNNNNNNNNNNNNNNNNNNNNNNNNNNNNNNNNTACGACTATACGAGTTATGACAAAGGAATAACGTGCAATACTCTTACTCTTTGCTGAAATTGATAGTATGTACGTAAAACAAaagatgtttctttttttttatataatttttgaaCATGATGGTATGTATATTCGTAAATTCTAGAATGATTATATTATGATAGTTATGGTGActattcaaatattattaaaattaaatttatatcttttttaataacatttttaaaaaacgttacttaataataaaaaaacgTTAGTTTAATTTTAGTCACACTTTCTAAAACACTTAAAAGTTCGTTAAGTTTTGGTAACACTGACCAGCTTTCCAAGAAAACCTTATCCAGAATCAAGCTCAAAGTGTGTCCAAAATTGACACCATCATCATCAGTCACAAAATATTTGGAAGCAGCAGCTGTAAGACTATA from Arachis ipaensis cultivar K30076 chromosome B02, Araip1.1, whole genome shotgun sequence harbors:
- the LOC107624476 gene encoding anthranilate N-methyltransferase isoform X2; translation: MAPSLESNKNVVIDDESNKNLLKEEEEDGMLFAMDLGILVAFPMAVKTAFELGIFDIMAKGGEHAKLSSEDIASQIGSINPNAPSMVDRLLRLLASHSLLSCSSLPQVTKDENDQEHELIASPQKIVYSLTAAASKYFVSDDDGVNFGHSLSLILDKVFLESWSELKGAILEGGVPFVRVNGMHAFEYPSVDPRFNDVFNKAMISHTTIVMKRVLESYEGFNNINTLIDVGGGLGINLKMITSKYPNINAINFDLPHVIQHALTYPGVKHVGGDMFESVPNGDAIFMKCILHDWSDEHCLKVLKNCHKAIPEDGKVIVVDIMVPVLPGNTTAAKVAFKADLLMMTQNIGGKERTKRDFIHLATLSGFSSIKFVCSVSGYWVMEFYK
- the LOC107624476 gene encoding anthranilate N-methyltransferase isoform X1; its protein translation is MAPSLESNKNVVIDAESNKNLLKEEEEDGMLFAMDLGVLVAFPMAVKTAFELGIFDIIAKGGEHAKFSSEDIASQIGSINPNAPSMVDRLLRLLASHSLLSCSSLPQVTKDENDQEHELIASPQKIVYSLTAAASKYFVTDDDGVNFGHTLSLILDKVFLESWSELKGAILEGGVPFVRVNGMHAFEYPSVDPRFNDVFNKAMISHTTIVMKRVLESYEGFNNINTLIDVGGGLGINLKMITSKYPNINAINFDLPHVIQHALTYPGVKHVGGDMFESVPNGDAIFMKCILHDWSDEHCLKVLKNCHKAIPEDGKVIVVDIMVPVLPGNTTAAKVAFKADLLMMTQNIGGKERTKRDFIHLATLSGFSSIKFVCSVSGYWVMEFYK